The genomic interval ATTAGATTTAAATTGCCGGATAATCTCAGTACCTTTCGGATCATGGCGGTTGCCGCAAAAACCGGAAGATACGGAACTTCCGAAAAAACTTTTCAGGTAGCCAAACCTATGGTTGTAATGACCAATGTGCCGAGAGTGATTCGTCCGGGAGACAGATTGCAGATCGGGGGAACAGTAGTGAATCAGACAGGTATTGAAGAAGATTTTAAGATAAGTATAAAAACAAATCTTTTGAAAGCAGGAAGAAGTCAGAAGATTATACATTTAAAGCATTTTGAATCAAAGGAAGTTACTTTTCCCGTTACTGTAGATATGAAAAAGTATTCTAAGATTCTAATGGAGAAAAAAGAAAAACCTCTTATCATCGGCTATTTTTCTGCTGAACCTCTTAAAATAAGTAAATTTCAAATCCTGAATTTAAAAAAGAAAGATGTGGTAGATAGACTTAAGTTTTCTTTTCCGATTCGCGAAGAGCATCCGGAAGAAGCCTTTACAATTTCTCATTATACGGATTCGGAAGAAAAAGAGCAGCTACGTTTACCAGCTGTTGAAAGCTATATTCCGAATTCAGCTAATATGAAAGTAAGTTTTTCTTCTTCTGCCTTGATAGGTATGGAAAATGCTTTTGAGTTTTATAAATCGAATCCGTACTTTTGCTCTGAACAAAGAACTTCGGCATTTCTTTTGGCTTTAACTTCCGGTTCTTTGTTAGAAAAGTTTTCTTTTGTTCCTCCGGATAATAAAGCTTATGATTTTTCTAATATAAAAGCTTTGTTTATTGATGAAATAAAAGATTTTCAGGGTTCCAAGGGTGGATTTGGACTCTGGAAGGATTCGAGGCATAAGTCGGATCCTTACTTAAGTGCTTACATTGCCTACGTTTTACAGGTTGCTAAAAAAGCTGGATATAATATAGACGAAAGAGTACATTCGAGATTAATACAATTCTTAAAAGATTATATTCGAACTCCTGAAAAAGATGGATACTCTTATATATTAGAAAGCATGAGTCTGATAGCCCTGGTGCTGAGTCGGGAGGGAGAGGATACGGATAGCATTCATCATACACTTATGGATAAATTTCAGGATCTGTCTCTTCGTGCCAAGGCAAATTTAAGTTTAAGTATTGCTGAACTAAAAAAATTAAAATCCTATAATGATAATTCGGATACAAAAAAACTATTTGAGCATATTCAAAATGGAATGGAATTTACCGCAAGAAAAGTGATAATAAAAGATATAGGAAGTGGGTCCTACGGGAGAGCTTTTTATACAGATGCTTCGGCTATAGGCTCTGTTTTGCAGGCTTTGATGCGATTGGATTATAATAGTCCGCTTATTCCTAAAATTGTTCAATATGCAGTTTCAGCCAAACAGCACCTGTGGTGGGATAGTCACTCTTCCGGAAATCTTGCGTATGCTTTAAAAATGTACAGCGATACTTATGAAAAATCCTCCGGTCCGAGAATTGCAGGTGCATTTTTAAATGAGCTATCTATAGCCAGAGCCAATTTTAAAGGAAACGGAAAACCGGAAACTTTTGCATATACTGTTTCTCTGGAGGAAATAAAAAAACATTTTCCGAAAGAAACGAATGTCAATTTTATTATCCGAAATGAAGAAAAAAAAGGTAGAACTTATTATACAGCTTCTTTAGAATATCAACCCAGGCTGAAAGATGTTAAGGCCAGAGATGAAGGATTTGAGATAAAGCAAGAAATATATGATATTGCAAAAGTGGACTTAAAGAATCCTCATGGAATAAAAGTTCAAGATGTATTAGAAAGAGGTAAAGTATATCTGGTAAAACTATCCGTTTTTAACCCTAAACCTTATGAACAGGTTGTTTTGAAAAGCCCGATACCTTCTCATTCCGAAATTGTGAATCCGGATTTTGATACAGAGCAGAGTGGATTAAAAATCTTTCCCACGAAGTCCAGACAGGCAGATGACTATTGGTGGGTAGACCCACAGGAAAGAATGGAATACAGGGATGATAAAATAGTATTAACCACATCTTACATGTATGAAGGTCTGCATGAGTACTTTTATCTATTACGTCCGACTCAAAAAGGTTTGGCCTATATGCCATCCACAGAAGCCAAGTTGATGTATGAACCGGAAGTCTTCGGGCGCTCGGATAGTCGAATTATCAAAGTGAGATAGATCATTATGACAAAGAGAAGGTTCTTACAAAAAATTTTTAAAGTAATTGTAGGAACTATTATTTGTATACTGAGTATTCTTTCTCTACACTCCTTATTTCTTACAAAAAATAGTCTGAGAGGGGATAATTCTTTTATTCTCTATTCTTCTGAGGGAATAGAAATTCAGGAGACTCTGAATTCGGATGGAGAATATTCCCGATGGATAGATATAAAAGAATATCCGAAAGAACTAATAGAGATATTGCTTATAGCTGAGGATAAACATTTTTATTATCATCCGGGTATTGATCTGTTTTCTATCCTGAGAGCTTTTTTTACGAATATAAAAGCAGGGAAAATACGTTCTGGTGCTTCTACTATACCCCAGCAATTAGCAAGGCTTGTATGGAAAAAAAGTATAGTAAAAAATCAGTATATTAGAAAGTTACAGGAAACTTATTATGCTCTTCTTTTGAAACTGCGTTTTTCAAATCAGGCTATACTGGAAGCTTATATGAATCAGATTCCTTTTCCCTTTCAAAGTCAGGGTTTTTTTTCTGCTTCGAGACGAATTTTAAAAAAAGATATTCACTTTATTACAAAAGAGGAAGGAATAGGTCTTGTTGTTTTAATTCGCAATCCGTATACAGTAGAAGAAAAGTATAAGAAGCGCTACTTACATCTAAAAAATAAAATATGTCCAAGAACCTGTAGGAATGAATTACCCTGGATAAAACAGAGTATATTTGGTAGGAATGTAAAAATAAAAATAAAGCAAAAGCACTCAAGGCACTATGCTGATTGGATTCGCTCTATTGCTCCTGATTCAAAGGAAGCGGTCTACTCCTATTTTTCAAATGACCTTAATTTGGAATTATATAAAATACTTACGAATGAATTGAGACAGTTGGAGGCATATAGAGCCGAGGAAGCAGCACTTCTGGTTTTGAAAGTAGAAGAGGAAAATTTAAAACTTATTTCATTTATCGGTTCTTCTGATTACGAGTCCGAAGAAGCCGGACAGGTAAAGGGAAATATGGCTATAAGAAATGCCGGAAGCACCCTGAAAACATTTGTGTACGGACTCGGTATGGAAAAGTTTCACTGGTTACCCAATACTATTTTTATGGATGAGGAAGTAAGTGCCATTTCTATGGAGGGAACTTTTCGACCGAAGAATAATGACAGGAAGTATTGGGGGAAAATTACACTTAGAGAAGCCCTTGCAAGCTCTAGAAATGTAACAGCGATAAGAGCTTTACAGCAAGTTGGTATAGAGGATTTTTATAAATTATTAAAGCAGCAGGGATTTTCGCATTTACAGGAAGCTCCGGAATACTATGGAACAGGGCTTGCCCTGGGTGTGGGAGGAGTAAGTCTTTTCCAATTGACTTATCTTTATTCTTCTCTATCTACCGGGGGAGTAAGGCTACCTATATTAATCGGAAGGCAGGGAAATAAAGAAATAGAATATGGTGAAAAAAAAAGAGTATTTAGGGAAAGAACAGCCTGCATACTTAGCCATATATTATCTGATAAAGAAGCGAGGAGGAGAGCTTTTGGTAGAAGAAACTTTTTAGATTTTCCTTATAGAGTAGCAGCTAAAACAGGAACTTCAAAGGACTATCGGGACTCCTGGGCAGTAGGCTATACACCGGAGTATATAGTAGGGGCCTGGGTTGGCAATTTTTCCGGAAAACCTATGAAGAAAATATCAGGGGCGGTGGGTGCAGGAAGAATCTTTCAACAGATAATACGGCACCTGCATAGAACTCAAAAACCCAGATTTTCCTGCTTCGAGGAATATGAGAAAATTAAACTCTGTCGCTTTAGTGGAAAAATAGCCGGACCTCAATGTGCCGGCTATGATGAACTAAAAGTGGATAGTTCTAAATTAGAAAAGTGTAAAATACTTCACAGCAATGATTCTTCCGACTTGCTTAGTTCCGATAGAGTTACGGTTCTTTCTCCTTCGCCGGGAGAAATTTATCTGTCAGATGAGACTATTGGATCTCAAAAACAGGAGATACCTTTAAAAATTATACTTCCACAAAAACTGGACGATCGGTATACCTATCGACTCAACGATGATAATAGGGTTTTGCTAAATGGCAATATCGAAAGATTGCTAAGCTTGCATAAAGGATTGCACAGGTTTCGCTTGTATAAGAGTGAAACTGTAATTGAAGAATTTACTTTTGAAATAAAATGAAACGCTACTCTATTATTATCAATTTTCTTTTACCTCTTTTATGTTTGAATCTGTTCTGGATGGGTTCCTTATTAGAAAAAAGGGAGTATTTTTATCCTTCTTCTTTAGTGGTTTATTTGATATTTTATATACATGCTCTTTATCTAATCTTCTTATACTCGGGATATGCAAAAAATGTAAAGCGCATTGTTGGAGTAAATGTGGGTATTTATATTTTATTGAATATCTTTTTAATCCTTTCTGAAATGATTTATACTTCTCTAAAAATACAAGTAAACATTGATTTGATTTTATATTATCTGGCAAACTATTCAGTCTTAAATTCAGATTCATCTATAATATTTAAAACTATGTCGGAACTATTCTATATACGCGTTTTATTTTCTTTCTTTTTATATTTTATACTTTTAACTTATGTATATAGATTTTTAAAAACAGTGGATTTACAGAAAAAAGGTCCTGTTTACTTACTGTATATTCAATTTTTTATTCTTTTACTTTTTTATTTATTATATTTACCGAGAACCCCTGCAAGGGAAGTGAAGCATAGAGAATACGCTTCGGATTCAAACGTATCTATACCTTTTGAAATATCCAAAAAATATAATATTCTGTTGTTTCTGTTAGAAGGAGTGTCTGAAAAGTCTTTCAGGGAAAGTAAGGGGAATCTTTTTGTGGACTGGGTAAGGGCCGAACATTTTTTTATTCCCATTCCGCACAGCACAAGTTCCATTTATTCTTTATTAACAGGTAGAATATCTGAGTGGAAGACAAAACCTGAGTATAAAAAATATTACAGGCAGTATAATTTTATAAAGCTATACAAGCAGGATGGGTATAACACTCGCTTTATCTTTTCCGGTAAAAAAAGGTTTGAGAATCTGGATAAGATGCTGTCTTATTTTGAAATAGCTGTATACGACGAAGCTTATATACGGAAACAGCTTTCTAAGGAATATAAAACTTTTACCTGGGGTATAGAAGATAAAGCCTTATTGGATTGTTCTGAGCATTTTTATAAACGAACAAAAGAGCCTTTTTTGCATATTTTATATTTTACCAATACTCATTCTCCTTATTTCAACCCTGAGCCGGATCGCTTTTATAGAAGGGATAATTCAAAAGATAAGGATAGATACTTAAATATTATAGAATATGATATAAAACTTATACAAGAAATTATACGATTAACAGAAAGCTACTATCCCCAAAAAACTATATACCTTATCTTGTCCGATCACGGAGAGTCTTTTGGAGAGCAGGGCTTCTATAAACATGGTTTCTCCCTTTTTAACTCTGAAATTAAAGTTCCATTTTATTTAAAATATCCGGAAAATAAAACACATACAAACTTTCATTCAGGAACGATATTGGATGTATTTCCGACTTTACTTTCCATACAAAAAAAGACAATTTACTTTCAACAGGAAGGCAGGAGTCTCTACGATAAAAATTACTCCTTAAAACTTAAGCTTCACTCCTGGGGTTCCAAAGACTATTCAGGAATAATAGAAAATAGTAAAAAAATTATATACCATGACTTGTCAGGAAAAAAATGGGAAACCGACCTGGATGAAACAGAGATTATCGAGAGCCCTTAAATACTTTTTCTTTTATTGTTTTATCCTCGATATAGAAAACACGATTAAAATTATTTAACCAGGTTTCAGAAATGTGGTGAGTTATAATAAATAAAGAACTATTGTATTTTTGAGCATATTCTTTGAATAAATAGAGAATCGATTCTCTGGAAGATTTATCCAGAGCATCCATAGGTTCATCCAGAAAGATAAGTTGCGGCATAGAAAGTAAGGCCCTTGCTATTAAAACTTTTTGTAGTTGTCCACCGCTGCATTCTTTTACCAGTAAAGATAGTAAAGGCTTTACGCCTATTTTCTCTATGATTTCCATTTCTTCTTTTGTGAAATTATGTTTGTTGAAAGAAAAGTTTCGGGCTTCTTTTTCCAGAGAAAGAACTTTCCGAATACTTAAAGGATATTCAAAGTGCATTTTTTTTACCTGCGGAACCAGAGAAATCGTAAGTCCCTCTTTTAATTGATAGGTGCCGGCAATGGGTTTTTGCAAACCGCTTAAGGTTCTTACCAGGGTTGACTTTCCGCTGCCGTTAGGCCCGATGAGAGCTGAAATGTCACCGGCTTGAATTGTAATATTAATGTTATCTAAAATAATAAAGCCTTTATTATAGCCCACAGAAAGAGACTTTGTTGTGAATAAATTATCCATATTTACTTTTTGTAACCTGTTTCATTAAGTGTTTCTCGGATTAAACGTAAAGATTCAGCGAGGGCTTTCTCATAGGTATCTGTATTCGGAAGAGATCCTACCGATACGGGTAAAGTTAGTACCCTGCTGCCTTTGACTCTCGATGAAACATAGTTTGCATAGCGAATATTATGATAGGGAGCTATTAAGATGATTTTAATATTATTACTCTTCATATTTTTTATGACCTGTTCCATATAGCGGCTAGAAGGAGGAACTCCCGGTTTTTCTTCAATGCTCAAGTTTGCTGTGAAGCGAAAACGATTAGCGAGGTATATAAATTGATCATGAAATACAGCTACTCTGGCTCCAAAATAAGGTTTAAATTTTTTCATTTCTGCTTTTGTTAGCTCGGCTATGCGATTTTTGAACTCTTTATTATTTTTCTTGTAATAGTTCTGATTGGAAGGATCTACACGAGAAAGGCTTGCTTCAATGGTATTTGACATTCGAATAATATTGACCGGGTCATTCCAATAGTGTGGATTTCCATAAATATGCATATCTCCCATGGAGCGGTCTACATTTACAGCAGGTTCTCCTAATATTTTAATTCCTAAAGATGCATCGCAATAACCGGATTGACCTTTTTGAATTTTTAAGTTACGGGATTGTTGGATAAGTAAGGGCGCCCAGCCGATTTCTAAGTCCAATCCGACCAGGATAAATAGGTCTGCCTTATTGAGTTTTACCAGATAATCCGGTCTCGTCATTACAAAATGAGGATCATCGGAACCCCGTATCATAGAGAAAACGCTTACCTTTTCACCACCAATTTGTTCGGCTATATAGGCCAGATCACTTGTTGTACTTACAACTGAAATTTTTGAGTAGGCCGGAAAACTTAAGAACAAAAATAAAAAAGTAAATATCCATTTAAACATAAAAATCTCCTAATATTGGTGTGCGGGATGTGAACCCAGGATAAAAACTGCCTGGACAAAAAATCTATATTCTACTTTTTCAAAGTCTGGAGTAATGATTAAACCCTGTAAAGCTTTATTTTCCGGAGTTTCACCGGAATAATCCATAGTGAACCTTCTTTCAACAGTAGCCCGTATGAAACTGAACTCGGAGGGGATAAAACTTATCTGAAAACTCTGGGCTTCAATGGCATTGGTTGCCATATATCCGGCCTGATTTTTCAGACTATAATCGGTAAAAAAATCATATCGAAAGCCGGCAGACCAGAGCTGATGAAACTTGTAATTCAAAAATATATACTGTCCCCATTGAATCTGGTTGGCAGGTTTACCGGGGTAGGGATAATAATTGGGTTCGGGACTTATTGTTTTGCTTTCCGGATGATACTGGATTTCATTTTCCGGAAATACTTCCTTATTATACCAGGCTTCTGCCATCAGGATAAATTCACGTAGATTAGAATAATTCCAGCGAACGACTATGTCAAAGCCATACAGGAATTTTTCGTTTTTCTTATTTTCAGTAGGTTCAAAACGACTGGCAGTAAAACCAAATTGTGTTCCCAGGTTATTACCGAAGTAATAGAAGTTTTTTAAATGAGCATAAGCAAGAGGATTATTTTTTTTAATTCCTCCATCATGAGAATGCCCCCATTTTTTTCCATTCGTTCCACCTATAACCAGTTCTTGACTTAAAAATGTCCAGGGAAAAAGAATACTGAGTTCCAGTCCTGTGTCGGCTATGGATTCTGTATCAATGAATTTTTCGTGGACTATAGGTGTAGTAGTAAAGGGTCGGTCGTGCTGGTGGATACGGTTAAGTCTTCCTAAATCCAAAAAAAAGCTTCCCGCTTTTAAAGATAGGTTATAAGGTAAGAAGGGAAACTGAACCCAGGCTTCATGAATTTCAAAAAAATACTCTCCGTTTTCTCCGTGAGCAGCAATCAACAGGTTACCGCGTAGCCACTGGTCTACTGCACCAGAAAAGCCAAATTCGGCGGAACGTACATCTAACTGGTTATTGCTTACCTGCGGCTTCTGTTTATCCCATTCTCCAACTATATCCACAGCAGTTGATATATTCATCATCAGATTCTGAGCAGAACGGTTGATACTATTTCCGGTAGGTAGTACAGAAGTGCTACCCCGACTGTCCTGCAAAGATTTGGAATCCTTATCTGTGCTTTCAATATCTGCTTCCAGCTCTTTTTCCCAGTCTTCTTGAACGCTTCCTTCTTTTTCTTCCTGTGCATACGAAGTATAAGAAAAAGACAAAAGAATAAATAGAATAAAAAATACGTATTTCATTTTGATTCTAAGAAGCGACTGGCAAGGCCAATGGCACCCTGACTGACAATAAAAGATTCAAGTGTTGCTGAATTTAAGACAAAACCTATATTAGAACCCGGATGAGTGGTTTGAAAGCTATCTACTTCAAATTCATAACTGGAACGTTCAGCCGTACTGAGAGAGGCGCAGGACTTTGACCAACCAAAAATGTGGGCACCGTTCTCTTCATGAATTTCGAGGCAGAGAGTTTTTTTGGTTCCAACAGGACTTTGAGGTACCGAACCGGTAAAGCTTCCTTCGATTCCGGATTGATTCAGTGGATAAGCTAATGTGGACTTAATGCGAACGCCCGGCCCCTGAATGCTGGCAGCACTAGCCTGAGCATTCATAATTACATCTATATGTCCGGATGTGGAATTAAGTGTATAGGTGATTTCTACATTGGTTTTCTTGGAACTGGATAGGGAGTAACTTGTAGGAGATGCGAAACGGCTGGACGTACTGCTTCCTGTTAAGCCCCTGTTGCTTAAACCCAGGTTCTCTGCTATAAAGCCAGAGCCGAGTTGAGTTGTGCAGTTCGTTTGGAC from Leptospiraceae bacterium carries:
- a CDS encoding sulfatase-like hydrolase/transferase, whose amino-acid sequence is MKRYSIIINFLLPLLCLNLFWMGSLLEKREYFYPSSLVVYLIFYIHALYLIFLYSGYAKNVKRIVGVNVGIYILLNIFLILSEMIYTSLKIQVNIDLILYYLANYSVLNSDSSIIFKTMSELFYIRVLFSFFLYFILLTYVYRFLKTVDLQKKGPVYLLYIQFFILLLFYLLYLPRTPAREVKHREYASDSNVSIPFEISKKYNILLFLLEGVSEKSFRESKGNLFVDWVRAEHFFIPIPHSTSSIYSLLTGRISEWKTKPEYKKYYRQYNFIKLYKQDGYNTRFIFSGKKRFENLDKMLSYFEIAVYDEAYIRKQLSKEYKTFTWGIEDKALLDCSEHFYKRTKEPFLHILYFTNTHSPYFNPEPDRFYRRDNSKDKDRYLNIIEYDIKLIQEIIRLTESYYPQKTIYLILSDHGESFGEQGFYKHGFSLFNSEIKVPFYLKYPENKTHTNFHSGTILDVFPTLLSIQKKTIYFQQEGRSLYDKNYSLKLKLHSWGSKDYSGIIENSKKIIYHDLSGKKWETDLDETEIIESP
- a CDS encoding zinc ABC transporter substrate-binding protein, coding for MFKWIFTFLFLFLSFPAYSKISVVSTTSDLAYIAEQIGGEKVSVFSMIRGSDDPHFVMTRPDYLVKLNKADLFILVGLDLEIGWAPLLIQQSRNLKIQKGQSGYCDASLGIKILGEPAVNVDRSMGDMHIYGNPHYWNDPVNIIRMSNTIEASLSRVDPSNQNYYKKNNKEFKNRIAELTKAEMKKFKPYFGARVAVFHDQFIYLANRFRFTANLSIEEKPGVPPSSRYMEQVIKNMKSNNIKIILIAPYHNIRYANYVSSRVKGSRVLTLPVSVGSLPNTDTYEKALAESLRLIRETLNETGYKK
- a CDS encoding ATP-binding cassette domain-containing protein: MDNLFTTKSLSVGYNKGFIILDNINITIQAGDISALIGPNGSGKSTLVRTLSGLQKPIAGTYQLKEGLTISLVPQVKKMHFEYPLSIRKVLSLEKEARNFSFNKHNFTKEEMEIIEKIGVKPLLSLLVKECSGGQLQKVLIARALLSMPQLIFLDEPMDALDKSSRESILYLFKEYAQKYNSSLFIITHHISETWLNNFNRVFYIEDKTIKEKVFKGSR
- a CDS encoding transglycosylase domain-containing protein: MTKRRFLQKIFKVIVGTIICILSILSLHSLFLTKNSLRGDNSFILYSSEGIEIQETLNSDGEYSRWIDIKEYPKELIEILLIAEDKHFYYHPGIDLFSILRAFFTNIKAGKIRSGASTIPQQLARLVWKKSIVKNQYIRKLQETYYALLLKLRFSNQAILEAYMNQIPFPFQSQGFFSASRRILKKDIHFITKEEGIGLVVLIRNPYTVEEKYKKRYLHLKNKICPRTCRNELPWIKQSIFGRNVKIKIKQKHSRHYADWIRSIAPDSKEAVYSYFSNDLNLELYKILTNELRQLEAYRAEEAALLVLKVEEENLKLISFIGSSDYESEEAGQVKGNMAIRNAGSTLKTFVYGLGMEKFHWLPNTIFMDEEVSAISMEGTFRPKNNDRKYWGKITLREALASSRNVTAIRALQQVGIEDFYKLLKQQGFSHLQEAPEYYGTGLALGVGGVSLFQLTYLYSSLSTGGVRLPILIGRQGNKEIEYGEKKRVFRERTACILSHILSDKEARRRAFGRRNFLDFPYRVAAKTGTSKDYRDSWAVGYTPEYIVGAWVGNFSGKPMKKISGAVGAGRIFQQIIRHLHRTQKPRFSCFEEYEKIKLCRFSGKIAGPQCAGYDELKVDSSKLEKCKILHSNDSSDLLSSDRVTVLSPSPGEIYLSDETIGSQKQEIPLKIILPQKLDDRYTYRLNDDNRVLLNGNIERLLSLHKGLHRFRLYKSETVIEEFTFEIK